DNA from Rhipicephalus microplus isolate Deutch F79 chromosome 5, USDA_Rmic, whole genome shotgun sequence:
TACCACGACCTAGGTGTGTATTGTCGACCTTAGAGATGCTCGTCTGCAAGCTAGCTCTGAGGTGGACAATATCACGCCTAGGTCGTGGCACTGCTAGCTAGCCGCATGCTGCTTGGACAATGCCTGTAGGGCATAttaggctaggttaagttagAGAAGCTCAGGTCCTTGACTCTCCCTGACAATAGTGATCAATTTTGCGAAATGTCGGAGAGCAAAAACAGTTAAGTGACGGCTTAAAGCTAAAAATACGGCAAGCCGGCAAGACAGGCTCACCAGAAATGTTTCGGCAGATAAGTCACATGGTTAAGGGCAGCCAATAAGGGAAAACTGCCGGCAACTTGTTTCCCGGGATAATATTGTGGTTGCCGGCACTATAGGTGCggtcattacaaaagcttgttcttgttcacctattaagtgtggtgcatacccacttcagccataattctttgtcagccactgcatgaacaattggcacaaaattccttgcaagtttagcagataccacatttctcagaagaatgacgaaaaatagcatagctaatgccggcctactaccaaaaaaaaaattattaataatgccgtagggggtatcaagcaagtgtgcttgcagtagttacccaaaggCTCTGACAGGCCGTCCGtgtagctttcgctgcgactgtgctgcaccttacacgcaggcctgacgtttttaGTTTCTGATAGTTTCTCCAAACGTATATCCCATATTTTGTTTGTTACATTTATTTTCACCCCTTCGTCTGCCCAAATTCCGAAGCGTTATTGGATCTAGCAAATTTTGCCTTAAAAAATATGTGTATAATTCAAAAACAGAACCTCTTTTGCAGCTTTTGTATGCAAAAATAATGTTAAAATGGCATTGTCAACAAGGGACAGCAGTACCATTATTTTAACAGCCAAAATTTCGATTGCTCAAGTTCCTTTCTAAAGGAAAAATTTAAGTTTATGGAACATGATAATCCTACGAATTTCAGGCACGTTACACGCACATTGGTTCTACTACTGCCGTTGATGTGTTATTACGTTGATTGAATTTTTCCCAATTTTAAAGGAGGTCGGACAcaaatttgtagttgcggaggcTCGAAAGAATGCTTGTGGCATGTGAGAATATCACAGCTCAGCAAGTGTGACAATCAAGAAAGATAAAATTGTTATATTGTTCGTCACTGAGATTGCATTGTAATGCCAGGCTTTGCATCATGTACATTACTTTAACATCATGATACGGGTATCTCATGTCATCTAGCCGCACGGCTAAGTATGAAGTCGTTGCTGATAAACGAAATTAATGAGTGCTGTGCAAGTTTATTTTGGTTGTGCTCGCATGCAGTAGCCCCAATAAGTTATCAGGACTGACCCGTCGTACTGCAGTTGGATGGTTTCCCCCCAAAAATTACAGTTCTGCAAAAaggtgccctgcaacacttttcgaagCAGCTGTggaatgaatacagtgaaaaagCTTATTGCTCAACAAATTGACATCAGCAAAAAGTTTTAGTAGTACCTGTACTAgtatgagtggagttacaaatattGGTCGCACTctgaaattgctttctcttttctgtcGTCCCAATGAAAGTGCCAGAAGCTAAGCGTGGAGGGATGGCATGAAGGAAGAAAATACGTGATGTGCGCCtcttgaccttgagcatttttccTATACTATCTctctctccattttttttctttgaacgcaTGGCCTTTCAGTGTAATCGCGTGTGCAAGCAAGGATAAGTCGCAGCCTCCCGTAGCAGCTTCAGCAATGGCCGAGTGTACCATGCTCAAATGAACCAATGTTGTGATACTGGCCTGTGATGCAGCGATTTCTCAGTATGTAGCATCAtgtgtcgagggaagagaaagcgaTTTTCAGGTGAccttgagaatttattgtgaattccatgTCGCATGCTGCGCTACAGTATTTGGTTCACATGTTCATTGAAACCttgactaccgattggcagcgtctcctgacaatgctcaaaaagtgttgcaaggcccctttaaggtACTCTGGCTCTTAAAAATATTTATCTAAAGTTTGGACCACTTAGACATCTATTTAAGCTTAACAAAATATAACAAAACCTTGAAGATCCCATTCCAGCAATTTTATAAATGATGCTTAATGTTTTGTCAACTTGCAGACATGCAACCATTACGTATGTGCAAGTTGCAGCAGTTCTTGCAGTCACCGAAACTAATGCACATATCTGGTGAGTCAAGTGACACAGCACACACAACAGCGATACTCCAACTTTTGTGAGTGTTATTTTCATAATGCACACATGTAACAGTGATGTTTACGCAAACAGATTCGTATTTTGAGGTGCCAACATTGTGCCGGCGTGAATATGTAAAAAGAAAGCTCCCTGTAGTTCTTCACAAGTCTACAAGGTCGTGTTCCGACTACCAGAATTCAAGACAGCAATTATTCTTAAAATGCCGCACGGTAGGCATTCATCTCAACAGGCACTTTTTGCTGACACTTCCCAACTCAGTTCATGAATCTCTTGAACCAAAGGACAATATTGACAAACACGTCCGCTTCAACGTTGACTTTGGATAACGCGTGGTTGTCGTCATACATGTACATCCTgaaatgaaaaaatatatatataaaagatgGTGAAATGGCTAATAATCCCCTATGCcttatttctatttttctcaGAGAAGTACGCCATATTTAAATCCAGGCACGTGTGACCAGAATGCCCGCAACATTTATAGGGTGTAAAATCACTGAATAGCACAGTAACCTCACCATATTCACTGATTTACTTAGAACTGAATGGTGCCTAAACTGTTTGTTCGGTCAGACAAAAATCTCGCAAAGAAAAAGTGTGCGCCCTACTGACAGTTGTTTTGAGATTTAACAATGACCATTGCCCAGATTATGCgaacaaaatgctgcattttctcaGCACGGAAGGTAATACAGTTTACTACATCGCATCACTGCATGCACTTTCATAGCTATATAAGTAATTTTTCAttgtttatttaattttttttagtaATGCAATGCAAGTTATTCAACATAGCTGCCATTTGCATTTCGTTCCTCATATTTGTTTTAATACAGTCAATTTTTTTAACACCTCAGTCTCTACATGCATTTAAACTTCAGGAAATGAAGGTCTCCGTGAAAATAAATGTTCTTCATAAATTACGCAATGTTTGCAATTCAAAAGCAGTGACTGAGTACATGGCATCAAACAAAACAAGAGCCAAACCTACGATGTCTGTTCTCCTAGAAATGAATGTATACGAAGATTTATAACAAAAATGAATTGTACAGCATGGAATACACACGATAGGCGAAGAAGAAAACATGAATGTCTTTCGCCTTGTATTCCGTGCTGTAGAATTCAGTTTGTTACGAATAAGGACCAAATATAGGTCGTCTATCCGCTGTGCCAAGTATGAACTTTTAGCACGTCGAGCTCTCTTGTGGATCCAAGCATTGTGCAGCATGCGTTACGAGATGCAGTGATGTTTACATGTGCTGGCACATTAAAGTGCACACTTActgtgaactgactccctgggcAAGAAGCGTCTTGAAGAACTTGATGCCTTGTGTTATCGGCACCCGTTTGTCATTTTTGCCCAGCAAGAACAAAGTTGGCACTCGTACCTGTCGGCAAAAAGCATTCGTAACGTACAGACAAGCTCCTTCCTGGCCACGGAGCGACAATAGAAATATTTTTCATATAGGTTTGACAGCCCCTTAAGTGTTGAAGACACTTTGAAAATAAAGTCTACCCAGTGTGATGCAAAGATTGCACTGATGTCATGCGATGCGTATGACAACCTAGGGCAGAAGCCTCCTTGGCTTCATCTTTCCCTCAAGCCCTTCTAATGCATTAAAATTGGCAGCTATACTCAGGCAAAATGTGTATGGTTAAGAAGGGGTTGACTGAATTTACTTTGCATACGACGAGTACTGGCTAATCTTGGCTAACTTGGATAGTGTTAGCTGTCAGGAGATAATTAATGGAAAATGGTTATGCATTTGCCATTTACTGCTAAATTGCTTATGAATTCCATTTTCTGAATAAGAACACCAAAAGTATGTATATGCTAGTGGTGTTTGAATTGAACAAAAATGTTAGAAAGAAAGAACTTTGGAAAACTTAGTCTAATGCCAGATGCTATGTCCTACTGCCACACCTGAAACAACTCCATAGAACTGCAACATCACGTATATCGTAATTTAGTTTCGCAGCTTCACATGCCAAAACCACAGTGTGATTACAAGGCTTGCTGATGTGGGGGATTCGGCATTAGTAGTACTTTGTGCTTTCCGCTTGAATGTTTAAATTTCCATGCTTTCACGTTTTGCACCCAACGAAATGAGGCGCCCAAGGCCAGGAAACAAACCTGTGCTTCTGTGTTCAGCAGCTTGACAACACAAGTGCTTGTCTGCCACAATGAGTCCACTTACGTTTTTGATAAATTTCATGGGCGACTTGTTCCACATCTGCTCCAGATGCTTGGGCTCTGGTACACAGTTTGTCGAGTAGTCTGGGATCACGGCACTCTCCACGCAACGCCTGCAAGGTCATTGACAAAGTGTGAGGTGATTGGTGTGGGTCTAATACAGTGAAACCTTGCAATGATGGTTCATAATGCACAAAAATTGCTTTGCTATAACCATATGccaacaaaataaattgaaatcACACAAGCAACAATGTTTGCTGGGAACGCCCTCACATTTTGATTTGGCATAGTTTTACTACGCAAGACCCACTCAGACGCATGGATCCATCAGAGCCTGAACGAATCGACTCATGAGAGAGAGTTAGCTAAGATATAATCATACACACTGACAACAGCGAAGGAAGTAGTCAGCTTTTAAGTTTACATCTCAGTATCCAGTCATTCATCACATGCATATTCACTCAGCTGAATTTTTTATTGacccgatgtcagctttttcaaGCTCTGCCTTTCAAAAACCACACTTAATTCGCTAGGTGACATCAATACACAGCTACGTAATtgcctgatttttttctttctatcattTAATCATTTACATTCTATTAAAAAGACATCTGTCACGAAATCTGGTGCTGTTTCTAATCTAAATATTGGCTTGCcgtccaatgaaaaaaaaaagcacagcctTTTTTTAAAAATGACTGCTGGTTATCACAGAAATAAATCGCTGAGATAGACAACAAACGAAAGGAGGGGAATATTAAGGCCACTACATTAATTGGAACCAACAGACAAGAAATCCCAGGAATGTATGGGGGATGTTTACAGTAGTTATgatgtaagtgagaagaaagtaATGTCGACAAAAAGTGCTTGCCACTgacaaggcaagttatcttttcgtcacCTTTACATCCTTTACATTTTTAATTACTGCAAATGCCATCCACCATACTTTCCTCGGCTTTCATGTCTGTTCACTCTAAATAATGTTGAGATAGCCAATGGGCTACGGAACACAGATATACACGAGAACACAAATTGACAGCTGAAATCTAGAAGTAAACGAAAAGAGAGCCGGAGAAAGTGTGCAAAATTAAGGGCACTCCACAAGGCAAGCTACACAGCGATACTACAACAAGTTTACGCTCGAAAGAAGTCATCTTTACCAACACACACTATGAACAATTAGAAAATCAACTCACCAGTCGGGAATGTCAGTTCCATCCATGGCTGTAATTGTAAGAAAAACATCAGGGATGACATGTTGCAAACACCACAAAAATATCATAAAACAATTGCTTAAATATCAGGTCGACATGATCGGGTTATTTTGAGGTACTAAATTGATCCTGAACTTACATGAAAGATCCACGACAGGGTTCCGAACTGCACATGCGCGATAGAagctctgtgaaaaaaaaaacgtgagtgcAATGTTAGACACCAACACTTAAATTTCAACGTATGGGACAGCTTCTCGGCAACCCTGGAACTAGACGTGTGAGTGGTTATCGATTAAGATAACAGGTACTGTTACATGCCTGGCTTCTCTGATGGAGAGAAAAAAACGTAGCAAAAACGATCACATATGATTGTCAAAGAAGTTAGTGACAGCTTTCTTATGTGTGGCACTACTTCACGACAGACACTGCATGCACAGTTTGAAGCAGAACTCGTAGAAGTTTGAAGCAGAACTCGTAGAAGAACTTCTGGTTTGTGAGTGACCGCCCTCACAAACCAGAAGAGGGAACTGCCTCTGCTGGCGAGTGGCCGGTGTGGTGCACTGTACGTTCAATAATGCTTCAACCACGTGTCACGTGTTGCTGGTGAGTTCCGAAGTCTCCTTGAACACGTGTATAATAATATACACATATTAGCCCATTAAGTAATATGTTGATAACATTTCAATCTAAGTCGCCTAATTCAAACAAAATCTTAATGTACTTAAAAATCTGAGTTAATTCAGGTCAACTGAAAATGAAACGAAGAAAGTTTAAGCCTACTCTGATGCTTACCGGAAACTGGCCAATAGCATGGCAAGCCAAAAAGCCTCCATGAGAGCCACCAAATATAATTGTCTTGTCTGGGTTGATTTCATCTCGCTGAGCTGCTACTTCGGCTGCACACTGCATGGAAGGAATACATGCAGCGTAGAAAAGAGGAAACGTTGGATTTTATGTCAGAAAGTTGCTATTCAGTGACACAAACAAACAGTTTTTCAGCTTTAAAGCACTGCTGCTGCATGCATTCATGAATACTTGCATTGCATATTGTAAGTCACATGATTAAAAATGCTGAACGGTAGGCTCTGAAGTTACCTGAACATCAAATACATCTTGCTGGCCAATCTTCCCCACCAGTGATTTGAGATTGTCCTCCCCAAATCCCCTGGAACCTCTGTAATTCACTGCAAAGAAGAAGGAAATGTATCAATGCCCTAACCATCACCTAAATGAAAGGGCCAGCCTCGTAAACATAGCCAATCATCTACTATTTGCCACTATTTGACTTTGGGCACAAAAATCTTTATAGATAAAGTCCATAAAAAATGGTACCGAAGTATGGTACTAATGTATGCCATACATGTCACACATTGAATTTGTTATGAACATGTATAACTATTGTTTAAAATATTTGCAAGATTATTGCTGTTCTTGAATTGATGCCAATATTTAAGAGCTAGTAAGTTGCCATATGTGAGGGTTAAAATGCCACTTATGATGTTTAATACGAAGTGGCGGGAGGAAACGATGCACAACTCCTTCTCATGAGGTAACTCTCAGTTTCATACGTGATCAAGTTGGGTAATCCGAACTGCAGAGAGGGCGAACTAGGAAGACTCAGAAGAGGCATGCAAAAACATGTAGAGCGCTTCGTGTGTGTGTTATTGCACACCTCTTCTGCGTCCTTGTATTGTGTATTATTTACAATTTCAATGTGCACAGCCAAACAGCCTATAGGTTTCACCTTGTTAGGCAATCCAGCCCGTTAAGGTAACACTATTGGAAAAAGAAAGAGGTTTTTGAGTGTGCCAAAGCCGTAATGCTCACATAAAGTCGTCTATGATTTCAGTTGTGCATGCTTCTCGGCTGCATTTCTTATAGATGCAGATTGCATTACAAAATAGCTTTCTGTATCGCGCTGTTTTCTTACCAAGAAGCACAGCAAATCCACACTTGACAAAGAGGACGGGGTACAGCTGGAAACCAGCATGGAAGGAGCTGTGAGGGCCACCTGAAATACATGAGAAGGAGTTGGAATGAATAAGGAAGTGCATAGAAAGGAGTTGGACGAAATTCGAGAATATGCGAGACAAACAGAACAAATGGAACGGGACTCACAAAGACAACTGCATTGTCGTGTTCTCGCATGCTGTTGTATGCTCTGTTTATTCAGCATGCCATACTATAACTAACTGGCGCTCTTGATCTAGCTCCAATTTTATAAACCCGTAAATTAATCAATCGAACAccttataaaaaaaagaaaacataccaTGTGGCCAAACGATGAGTGGGAGATCATTCTCATTCTTTGGCGTCACTAGCGTGGCTTCGAAGATCATATCTGTGTTCAAAGCAAGAAACAGCTATTGCAGATCATGTGCCGTCGACTTTGTGCAGTAATGCAGCAATAATTTTGTTCTATAGTTATAAAGCACAAAAGACAACACTCATCAACTTCAGGAAATGTGCAGTTTTATGGCTGGCTAATAAACCATAAATGACTCAGCTACCATCGTAGCTTAGAATGATAAGCAAGAAGTGCAGCTCACTTGACTCATCGGGCGGCGAGAACTGCAGGATGTACCAGCTGATGCCGGACACCTTGTTGTCGTCAGGCTCGATGGGTGTCCACACTTTCACGTCATTTGTTTCCGTAAGCGCGCCTACAACCTAAGCAGAGAAACAAAACAGAGGACAACACTGAGATTACAAACcgaataataacaataatactCGCATCAAGTCATTTTGCCAAGCTTCAAACAAAGCTGCTGTCATTTACAATCAATGATTTTCGCAAGTGCTGTTTAGCGAGTAGCAGCCTTGTTGAAAATACCAGGCAGCATTGCCGATTGCTGTTAATACAAACCAAGATGGCTCGGTATGGCTGAACTATCTCTGTAGTACTGCTTGTTTATCAGTATTACAGCCTTAAGTTTTCATTCTCAATGTTCCTCTATAAAACGAAAGTGTTGCTGCATTTTTACTGTTTAAAATTATATTACAACGTCTTGGGGAGGCAAGCAATCTGCGTGAACCAAAGTGATACTGGTTTCTAGAGACGAACTTGAAGCAGACAAAAGCGAGAAGTCTAGGACTGGTGCTTAACtaatataaaaaaatgaaagaaatactTGTTATTGCTTGCACAGCCACGGAATCATGTACAGCACCTCTATTTTCTCAGTTGCCTAGAGGATAATGTGGCGTGTTTTACTACATTGGCAGTCGAACTCCTTTAGGAAGGACagtgatataagagacaaatgggtataaaagAGACAAGCGTGCGTACAGTAAACTACGGGTTGATAGAAAAATGCATACGCAGTACCCTGCTTACAAGAAACATCTCAAAAAAGACAAGAACTGTTGCCCAGAACATGCCTCTTATAAAGCGGCTCAACTGCATTTGATCAGTACGTTAACACAGCCAAACGCAGTGTAAATAAACTGACTATGGAAGAAGGTAAGGTTGCCACACATACCAGCAAGAGACCCCTTAAAAAAACTTCTGGCTATGCCACTACAATCCAAAGCATGGTCATATGGGACActtgatagtttttttttaatgtgtaaaATGAAGAGTTTGAGTACAAACTGTAGTAAAAGAATGATGCAACTCACCACATGAGGTGTTGAATTGAGAGCTGAAATGCAGGCGACAATGAAGTTCTCTTTGACTGTCAGAACTTGCCAGCAGCCCACGGTTTCATCTGTGCATGGTAGAATGTAGGGTTCATATTGCAGGAACAATAGAGAAAATGTGTAGGGCAAGATTCAGTGAAGGGTGTCACAGTTACCTACCCTTGCTGAGCTTCGTGATAGTGCCAAAATTGAGGTTGACTCCGATAACCTCCTACAAGAAAATATAGTGACACGTCAGGAGAGGCACGAGACTCCCATATTCGAACTAGTGGACTCGCCAGTACAAAGGCAACTGAATCATATGCCACGGTTCAAATGTACTCACTATTTAAACACGTTTCCTCATACGTTCTAGCGTAGTCACTTGTGCAAATATAACTCAAGAATGTGTGACACTGATCACGGTGCATGTCAGTGAAAATGCTAAAAATCATTTTGCATGCTGCAAACACATGTTGCAGTAAGTGTTGACTTATGAACACACATTTTCTTTTGAAAAACATCCAGTGCTAAACTTTGAATACAAGtgcatttgtatgtgtgtgtgtgtgtgtgtgtgtgtgtatgtgtgtatgtgtgtgtgcttgtgttcaAAGCTTAATGATGGATATTTTTCAAAAGGAAAAATGTGCACCAGCAGATAGCCTCAACATGTTTTGTTAAGCTTAATGACCGTGGCAATTCGGTGAAAACATGCTCCAGCAAAAAAGTAAAATAGCGCATGGCGTACGTGATGACACACACTTCTGAGGCACTTACCCATTTGCTGTGCCAGCAAGTGGAAAGTACGACAGTACTTCCGTCACCAATGAAGCAATTTTGTGGCAGTGCATTCAGGTAGAGGCCAGGGAACTCATTGCCTGGAGTGAAGTTTAGTCATCAAGAACACTTTCAAATTTCAAGTCCAACTCACGAGAATAAAAGCTAGAATCAAGTAATTTCAAttatacaaacaaaaacaataaaaacaccTAGGCTCAGGCACTAGACTTTCGATGGGCAACGCACTCGATTCGAGTGAGACTCTTCATCATTTCAAACCTCTCACTTTCTCGCTTAAAGCCTCTGCAGTCAAATACAGTAGGACAGGCAAAGCACGTTGATTGAGTGCTCCATTTCTTTAGTATGTCGCACTCGGCGTTTGTTCCGAAGTCTTTTACGCTCAGTCGCGGGACGCATAAAGCCGTGCAATCAAGGTTTTGCAAGAGGCTGCACCACCATGCAAACTGTAAATTGCGCAAGCGTCACAAAGAGACTCAAATGGGATTGTTTGCCACAGGACTGCTGGTCACTCACCTACAGGCGTGCTGATCCTGTCGATTATTACTAACGTTTGCTTAGTCTCCCAAGAGCACTGTAAAATAATTAGACATGAAGTTTTCCACCATACAAAATTCACGTCCCTTATCTAATCAATCACACATttgaaaaatgaaatttttttaaaATGATCCACAGTAGAATTTATTTAGCTTTTCCTTCTGGTTTAGTTTACAATGCTTAAAGTCTTTAAGTTACTCAGGCTATGAGATAAGCTGTAGTGGAAGTTTCCAGacaatttcgaccagctgggattCTGAGACAGCATATGGACCTCCAGTACTTTGCTTCGTTCATTAAAAAGTGACCGTTGCACCTGGAATTAAGCCCGTcctttatttagttatttatttatttacttgagTATCCTCAAGACCCACAACAGGGTGCCACAGGGGAAGGAGGTTggttacattaaaaaaaaatgaaataaacaacAAAATCAAATTAAAAAGAAGCTACCATAAGATTCTGCGCAAGGGGGCACCCCTATGATGATGGATAATTTGACCATATTTGGGGGGAGGGCTCAGGGCTGGACCGGTCATTGCTTATTTGGCGCATATTTCAGATCTTTCGAAAAAGGGAAGGGGCGCTCGCTCAGCATTTTACAGCAGTCAAATACATTGTAATTTGAGGGAGCCACTGAGTACCATCACCACTGCACTACCAGAATGGCTAAACATTTACGGCGAGGCTGCAAATGTGCTGATAGTAgtcctttttttcccctctgcAGTTGTACATCAAATATGCCTTGTACTTCACCGAGAGAGGAAGCATTAAAAAATCAGAATAAAATTTTTGTGCCCCTTTCTACAATATGCTATAATCATAATGCCAACGTGTAACATCGAAATACCTTGACCAGCTGGCAGGCTTGAAAGTGAGGACCTCCGACCTCCGACTGCAGGTACACAAGAGAATTTCCATCCGGGCTAATCCGTGGCGAGCAGATGCTCTTGTTTGTGTCGCCAATGGTGGCTAAAGAGAGACAGGGAACAAAAAAAATGGTGGGCACACCTGCCAATCACTCGGGAAAATTTTTCCATCAGAAAACGCACTGCGTGTGAAGGAGGCATCAGAGATAGTAACAATTTAGAACATTTAAGGCTTTTGCTAACATCTGGTGAAAACTAGTTGGACGATGAATTATTACGCTATGTAAAATACCACGTTTTCATGTAAAACCAAAATATATCATTTTGGCGCAATGATTCTTGATGATCCCAACTGTATGAAGACAGTCCCAACTACTCTGCAGATTATGATGTAGTGCTCTCACACAATGCAGAAGTTTGGGCAAAGACTGAGGCTTGAATTGATGAGAAACTGCTGAATAGAGAATGTTGCCAGAGTCAATGTTTCAGTAAGAGGATGAACCTTTGCCAGGGGGCAAGTGCCCTTACGAAGACCAGTCCTTAAGCTGACACATCACCTGCAACAACGTTCCCTATTCAATGATTTCTAATTTCGCATGAATGGTATTTTTTGTGCTTGCGACAATCCAACAAAAAGCAGGAAGCTTGAAATTTCAGCTAAGCACACAGCTTGCATTTTAATGCGACTTACGCATTCTATCAAGAGGGCGATTCGTATCATGCTCTACATCTTGAAAGAGCCAGCAGGTTAGAGATCAAAGATAATGTGTGGCACTTACCATAACTGTCTGTCTCGAACTCGTAGAAATACAGGCGGGATCTGCATGAAAAAAGAATTATCAATATACTTGACAGAATCAGACGGTCAAGAATTCTTGATGAACCGTTAAACACTTGTCAGCAGTTTAAGTTTTTCAGAGCTGACGAAGACTGACCGAAACATTAAGGCATTTCAACAAGTTAGCTGAGAAGAATTCATGCCAAGCATAAATTCCTGCTTAAATTGTGCAGTCTGAGGAGAGACACCTAGAAACACTTGTGGTCTCTGCGGCTGAAGGCTTGCTGAAAAAGATCAAAACAGGGAAGAGGAAGCAGCGTGTCAAGAATGGTGTGGCAGGTTTTAGACGCGTACAAGAAAATAGCCATTATCCCGTATATTCATCAGACTTTCCATAACCTGAAAAAGATAGGAAAATGTGAACATGTCGATGATGTAGTATTTTCGGCTCCATTAAAACTTTCACTTGTCTGCAAGAAAACGAACCCATGCAGCAGCAAAGAAGCGAAATCGTGCAGTACTGAACACCGAAACCGGTTTGTGCCTTGTGACGAGGGCGTTGTGTATCGGGTGCTGTTGTCTTGTGGAGACGAATACATAGGGCAGACAGGCAGATGCACTAACATGAGGCTAAAAGAGCACGACAAGAACATAATGAAGGAGAACCAGGCACACCTCGGCTTACACTGCCGTAACTGCGCGATAAGCCTATGCACCGAGGTACTCGGTTTTGCAAACCTCAGTTCGATAAAAGTGCCATTGTTTACCGCCACAAAGACCAATGCGTCGAGGAAATAGTTGAGGCGGTAGAGATTGCTCGTACGGGAGAGGAATGTGTCAGTATGCCATCACTTGGATTGACCAAGGCTGAACTAAGGTTTTTAGAAACTTGGTCAGCGCTCTTTACTCTCTGTCTGTGCGGTATTTTCTAGTTTTATGCGCTATTTCCTatgttgcaatatatatatattgcttggATTCAATTTTACAATCTAGAAGCATGTCATAAAAGTATTAATTACATGGCTACTAGCATTGCTTAATCAACTAACACTAGAACGCGGTTTATTGTACGAGATGTGCCCCTTCCAGTAGTTCGTCTGACGTACAGGAGTCCTGCAATCCACCACGGGCACGATCCAACAACAGCTTCCACTAAAAAATCCTACATATTCACACGCACGTTGCTAGGTGTGTGAAGCATTTGTTCAAATGTGATAGAGCTGCATACAATGATTTTTTTACAGTTGATGTGTATGGTCATCATTTGGCATTCTGCAAACGGTAATATTATTACAGTCGTGACGGAGCTTAAGCTCCTCATTAGTTTTTTTAGCACATTACTGCCACATTATACAACATTAATCACTTAGATtatgagattaaaaa
Protein-coding regions in this window:
- the LOC119174689 gene encoding acylamino-acid-releasing enzyme isoform X2, which codes for MQGQLPRKRMSTVLRLQGIESLDVSNIVSLYREIARVPEARDAFVHLGQDGQSLTVHTLWEVRDVEQGEQALFCRHHLGLLDDQNKLSFQAIGHPQECSSEILTAFSQSGCHKAVLRKVTKKGETKQMMEFWDQNMRLDSVDLEAVNAHGKVHESGTFSSFSWSNSENQLLYVAEKKQPKRASYFCRTEKEEVEKGTQFLHRDNWGECHMEHCQPVVCTINVYSSAINVLDNMPEKISPGQAVWAPEDVGIVFVGWEGDPWKLGLVYTNNRRSRLYFYEFETDSYATIGDTNKSICSPRISPDGNSLVYLQSEVGGPHFQACQLVKCSWETKQTLVIIDRISTPVGNEFPGLYLNALPQNCFIGDGSTVVLSTCWHSKWEVIGVNLNFGTITKLSKDETVGCWQVLTVKENFIVACISALNSTPHVVVGALTETNDVKVWTPIEPDDNKVSGISWYILQFSPPDESNMIFEATLVTPKNENDLPLIVWPHGGPHSSFHAGFQLYPVLFVKCGFAVLLVNYRGSRGFGEDNLKSLVGKIGQQDVFDVQCAAEVAAQRDEINPDKTIIFGGSHGGFLACHAIGQFPSFYRACAVRNPVVDLSSMDGTDIPDWRCVESAVIPDYSTNCVPEPKHLEQMWNKSPMKFIKNVRVPTLFLLGKNDKRVPITQGIKFFKTLLAQGVSSQMYMYDDNHALSKVNVEADVFVNIVLWFKRFMN